A window of the Emys orbicularis isolate rEmyOrb1 chromosome 1, rEmyOrb1.hap1, whole genome shotgun sequence genome harbors these coding sequences:
- the LOC135895407 gene encoding olfactory receptor 51G2-like: MSAVNDTNFNSAVFLLTGIPGQEDVYLWISIPFCLVYVISVVGNSVILFIIKTDSSLHEPMYIFLSMLAVTDLALSISTMPTTLGIFLFNSREISLDACFAQLFFIHSLSFIESSVLLLMAFDRFVAICNPLRYASILTLPRIGKMGLVFVLRGVSLILPLPFLLKRFQYCRANVLSHCYCLHQDVIKTACSDITVNYIYGFFLTVTVVGLDSLFIFLSYVMILKTVLKVASQVECLRALNTCVSHLCAVLFFYTPRIGLGVIHRFVNDSPPLLNLLLGYISLFVPPLINPIVYSVKSKHLRARIIRVFFK; this comes from the coding sequence atgtcagctgtcaatgacaccaacttcaactctgcagtgttccttctcaccGGGATTCCTGGGCAGGAAGACGTCTATCTCTGGATCTCTATCCCCTTCTGCTTAGTATATGTGATTTCAGTAGtaggaaattcagtcattctgttcattataaaaacagactcgagcctccatgagcccatgtacattttcctttccatgttggccgTCACAGACCTTGCCTTATCGATATCCACCATGCCTACAACACTGGGTATATTCTTGTTTAACTCTAGGGAGATCAGTCTGGATGCTTGTTttgcccagctgttcttcattCACTCACTTTCATTCATTGAATCATCGGTACTCCTGTTGATGGCCTTTGATCGATTCGTTGCTATCTGTAACCCACTGAGATATGCTTCTATCTTAACCCTGCCGAGAATTGGAAAGATGGGACTGGTGTTTGTGCTAAGAGGGGTGTCTTTAATATTACCACTCCCCTTTCTTCTTAAACGGTTCCAATATTGTCgagccaatgtcctctcccattgCTACTGCCTGCACCAGGACGTTATTAAGACAGCTTGTTCGGACATCACAGTCAACTACATCTATGGCTTCTTTCTTACAGTCACCGTGGTGGGGCTGGATTCACTGTTCATCTTCCTCTCAtatgtgatgatcctcaaaacagtgctgaaaGTTGCATCCCAAGTGGAGTGCCTTAGGGCCCTGAACACATgtgtctcccacctctgtgctgtCCTATTCTTCTACACGCCACGGATTGGCTTGGGTGTGATACACAGATTTGTGAACGACTCTCCTCCTTTGCTCAACCTTCTCCTGGGCTATATCTCTCTGTTTGTCCCGCCTCTGATTAACCCAATTGTGTACAGTGtaaaaagcaaacaccttcgAGCAAGGATAATCAGGGTGTTCTTCAAGTGA